The Streptomyces rimosus genomic interval CGCACTCCATGCCCGGCCCACCCAATGGGTTGCCTCCTTCGAGTTCAGCGAGGTACCGCTCGGCCGTCGCGGCTGCAGCGCGAAGCCTCCTGAGGATTCGGCACGTCGAAGGGCGCGTTCTTGTTCCGGCCGCGCCACAGCGTCGACGGCACCGCCGAAAGCCCGTATTCCCGAGACATCGATGCCGGTAGCCTGGGGCGGGGCCGGGGCAAGGCCGGGGCGCCGCTGATCCGCGCCCGGGGCACCCTCCTCCTGCCGGCTTTCCCGGCCGCCTGACAACACTGCGGCCGAAACCTCTGCCGAGGCAGTGCACGGTGCAGAGGTCCCCCGGCTGCCTCGAAGAACCCGGGGCGGCCCGGGGCTCAGCAGGTCGTGGGTGCCGTGACTGGCGGGTATCCACCCAATTGGACGGCTCGGGAGGCAGACCACGATCCGTGCAGCCGGTATTCGAGAGTGGCGCGATCGCAGCGTCGTGGACCCGAAGGACTACAAGACAAGACCCGAGTACACGAAGCGGTCTCACGTGGGCACCACCACCGACAAGCGGGTCACGGCCACGGTCCGCACCGGGCTGCCCATCCGCTGCCTGTTGGCCTTCGCGATCCTCGCCGATGCACTTCCTGTGCTCGCGGACCAGCAAGCGGCCCGCGTCGGGCCAGCAGCCATCGGACGCGAGCCCCTCGCCGCTCAGGCTGACGGGCCAGCCCTGCGTGCATCGAGGTGGCCGCGTATCCGGTCGCGTGCCGCACGGTCGATCGCGATCTGCGCGGGCCGGAGCCCGAAGACCTTGGTATGGGTGTGAAAGAAGCCGGAGGTCTCCGCGAAACTGCCGTGCAGGTTGCCCAGTACCTCGCAGACGGCCGTCGGGCCGGCCGCACACACGGCCCGGGGCGGAGCACCGTACATCGCGAACGCCGTCGAACTCCGCGGCCCACAACGTCAGGATGGCGGCCATGGCGTCGCCGGACGGCTCACCCACGTGCCGGCCACGCCATGACACCCCCCTCGATGACAGCCAGGGCTCCGGGGGTGCTCGGCCCGAACGCGGGTAAGCCGAGCCCGGGCCTCCCCGGGTGTCACCAGACTGTCACTGGACAGGCTCCTCCACCGCCAGTGGTCTGTCACCCCTTGCGGCCCTGGCGTGAAGACACCGAAGCCGAGTATGAGCCAGTCCTCGATCACCGGCGACGCCAAGGCACGTGACGACACCAGGTAATCGACACATTCACAGGCGGGCGGCCCTGACGACACCAGGCAACGAGGTCCGCGGTGATACCGGATCGCCCCGCCCGGACTGGGGTAACGGGTACGGGAAGAGTGAGGGGCGCTCGGCCCGATCAGCTCTGCAGCCGGTGCGTGGGCAGTAATGACACCGGCACCGGCGACAGTGCGAGCCTCTTGGTCCTGACGTGTGGCGCGGGGCGGTCCTGCCGACGTGGGGGTTCGTTGCCGCGAAACCTGCGCGGATGAGGGACTGATGCACCGAACTCGCCGATGCATCACCGCCGACAAGGGCTGGGCATGTGCTCGGCATCGCCGGTTGACGAGCAGACGACGAGACCGGCGAGCGGCTGCCGATCCTGGGCGTCCCTGCCGGATGCTCCCCGCACCGACGACCGGGCTGACGGCAGGTCTGCGGGCCAGGAACGTGGCGCCTTGGCGCACCGCACCATCTGCTGCCCCGTCCCGCAGCGCCCCGGGGTGGAGCCACCCCGCCCCGCAGTTGCGTCGGTCAGGCCCGGGGTTCCTTCAAAGTGACGTTCCTGCCTTTGACCAGGAGCCACACCATCAGCAGGAACTCGCCGACAAAGGCGAACAGGGCAACCTCGGCCGCATAGCCGGCAGACAGCAGGGGGCCGAAGCTGTCCACCAGGTAGCCGAGTCCTGCGATCACGAGCAGGGGTCCCAGAACCTTGGGGACATAGCCTGACTCGTAAGCAAGGTACCCGAGTGTCAGCAGGTGGAAGGCGAAGAGAATGAGACCGGCGTCCCAGATGTCGTGGAAGGCGTCGATCTTCATCAGCGCTTCTTCATGCGACCGGCCTGCGCTTGACGCCCCAGGCCGCATGCTCCCCCGGACAAGCGAAGGCACTCCGGCCAGCTGACTCACGGCGACCATGAGCACCGCTGCGTACGCGAGCCTGAACCACGCCGCAAGAGCGGAGAGCCCCTTGTGTACTGGTGCGAAGAAGGCCAGCAGCGACCAGGCCACGATGACATCGAGAACGGCCACCAACGCCCAGGCGGCGACGCCGTAACGGAACGTCACCTCGGAAGCGCGTATATCGCGTGCTGTCCGTTCGACATCACCTTCAGTGACAAGGTTCTCCACTACGGTAAAATTCGCGAAGGTGGCGAGGGCTGCCATCGCCAGAATTCCGATGCCCGCGACCAGGGCCGCCCTGCGTAGGTCTCGGTTCGTCGGCTCCGAAGCCTCCATGCTTCCCTCCCGGGTGAATACCTGAACAGGACCCGGCTGCTCCAGGGCGACAGAAGTCACCCACGAGGCCCACCGGGCACCACTCCCGCACGACTGTCCTCCTTGCAGCCGACCGGGTCGACGGAACGCCAACCCCTGAAGATCAACAACAGCGGAAAAGCCATTTCGAACAGGCCGCCAGGAACGAGGAACGCGATTCCGGCGCCGGTAGCAAGGCTGACTGTCCCCGACATATCGGCCAGAACCCCTGCCAGCAGAGCGGCGTAGCCCGCGATCCCGAGCATCGACAGCCACCGGGCGACCAGCCCGGAGCGCAGCAACAGGTAGGACAGGATGAGGCCAGCGGAACCCGACAGGATGTAGACGAGCAGAACGTAGTCCTCGAATTGGTGTCGGCTCACCAAAAAATAGACCCCTACCGCGATGATCGCCGCGCCTTCCATGGCCCGGAGAATGAGGTAGCCCGCCGACAGGTTCTGCCCGTGTGGCTTGAGGACGGGGAACAACGCGATACCGATCACGGCGACCGCTGAAGCTGTGT includes:
- a CDS encoding DUF4386 domain-containing protein; translated protein: MEASEPTNRDLRRAALVAGIGILAMAALATFANFTVVENLVTEGDVERTARDIRASEVTFRYGVAAWALVAVLDVIVAWSLLAFFAPVHKGLSALAAWFRLAYAAVLMVAVSQLAGVPSLVRGSMRPGASSAGRSHEEALMKIDAFHDIWDAGLILFAFHLLTLGYLAYESGYVPKVLGPLLVIAGLGYLVDSFGPLLSAGYAAEVALFAFVGEFLLMVWLLVKGRNVTLKEPRA
- a CDS encoding DUF4386 domain-containing protein, with the protein product MPYRKTAILVGLLFISSTVTFAAGSSLVHAYFSDTTPSSETLFGGVFLEWYTASAVAVIGIALFPVLKPHGQNLSAGYLILRAMEGAAIIAVGVYFLVSRHQFEDYVLLVYILSGSAGLILSYLLLRSGLVARWLSMLGIAGYAALLAGVLADMSGTVSLATGAGIAFLVPGGLFEMAFPLLLIFRGWRSVDPVGCKEDSRAGVVPGGPRG